Proteins from one Microbacterium proteolyticum genomic window:
- a CDS encoding fumarylacetoacetate hydrolase family protein, with translation MTTAPFALARFRDGDAVHVGLVVGDRIRALADDELGGGLNAFLADPDWDRLEALAAAPGEWHPLSDVTLTAPVEPRQVLQTGANYRQHVIELVAAGLTQNTDRTPEEARAFAAGMMDERARTGEPYFFIGLTACVVGDDVPLVLPASSDVHDWELELAVVIGREAFRVSREEALDHVAGYTIVNDITTRDLVFRKDMKEIGTDWYRAKNAPGFLPTGPLLVPARFVDPADTPVRLELNGQVMQDASTSDLLFDVPALVSAASQTHPLLPGDLLLTGSPAGNGQHWKRFLRDGDVMTGTIGALGTQVVRCVAEENA, from the coding sequence ATGACCACCGCACCCTTCGCCCTCGCGCGTTTCCGGGACGGGGATGCCGTGCACGTCGGCCTCGTCGTCGGCGACCGCATCCGCGCGCTCGCCGACGACGAGCTGGGCGGTGGCCTGAACGCGTTCCTCGCCGACCCCGACTGGGATCGCCTCGAAGCTCTCGCCGCGGCGCCGGGGGAGTGGCATCCGCTGTCGGATGTCACCCTCACCGCGCCCGTCGAGCCGCGGCAGGTGCTGCAGACCGGCGCCAACTACCGCCAGCACGTGATCGAGCTGGTGGCGGCGGGCCTGACGCAGAACACCGACCGCACGCCGGAGGAGGCCCGCGCCTTCGCCGCCGGCATGATGGACGAGCGCGCCCGCACCGGCGAGCCGTACTTCTTCATCGGGCTCACGGCGTGCGTCGTCGGCGACGACGTGCCGCTCGTGCTGCCGGCCTCCAGCGACGTGCACGACTGGGAGCTCGAGCTCGCCGTCGTCATCGGGCGCGAGGCGTTCCGCGTCTCGCGCGAGGAGGCGCTCGACCACGTCGCCGGCTACACGATCGTCAACGACATCACCACGCGCGACCTCGTCTTCCGCAAGGACATGAAGGAGATCGGCACCGACTGGTACCGGGCGAAGAACGCGCCCGGGTTCCTCCCGACGGGTCCGCTCCTCGTGCCCGCCCGGTTCGTCGACCCCGCCGACACCCCGGTGCGTCTCGAGCTCAACGGACAGGTCATGCAGGATGCCTCGACCTCCGACCTCCTGTTCGACGTCCCCGCGCTGGTGTCCGCGGCATCCCAGACCCACCCGCTGCTTCCCGGCGACCTGCTGCTCACCGGCAGTCCCGCCGGAAACGGTCAGCACTGGAAGAGGTTCCTCCGCGACGGCGACGTCATGACGGGGACCATCGGCGCTCTCGGCACGCAGGTCGTGCGGTGCGTCGCGGAGGAGAACGCGTGA
- a CDS encoding fumarylacetoacetate hydrolase family protein, which translates to MRIARWVDGADIGEGFVDGATVIPFPDGLRVAEVLAQGIDAASALFGRRDLAAARPLADVRLLAPLVPASIRDFVAFEEHVEGVSASVDGKSEVVPEWYEAPTFYFTNPHTVRATRDVVPIPETQRLDVELELAAVIGGVPGSDGENLDAASVAAHIFGYTVMNDWSARDLQSREMKVRLGPAKGKDFAMTLGPWIVTVDELEPYLDADGFLAVRAELFINGELIGDDLVSNMGWPFPELVMYAARNSVVVPGDVLGSGTVGHGGCLGELWGRRGALDPRPLEPGDEVRMVIEGVGEIVNVVGERVPAPVVPRARERSRQRHRSEVAGSPAGR; encoded by the coding sequence GTGAGGATTGCGCGCTGGGTCGACGGCGCCGACATCGGCGAAGGGTTCGTCGACGGGGCCACGGTGATCCCGTTCCCCGACGGGCTGCGTGTCGCCGAGGTGCTCGCGCAGGGGATCGACGCGGCTTCGGCGCTGTTCGGACGACGTGACCTCGCGGCGGCGCGGCCCCTGGCTGACGTGCGTCTACTCGCCCCGCTCGTGCCGGCGTCGATCCGTGACTTCGTCGCGTTCGAGGAGCACGTCGAGGGGGTGAGCGCGTCGGTCGACGGCAAGAGCGAGGTCGTGCCCGAGTGGTACGAGGCCCCGACCTTCTACTTCACCAACCCGCACACGGTCCGGGCGACCCGCGACGTCGTGCCGATCCCCGAGACGCAGCGGCTCGACGTCGAGCTCGAGCTGGCCGCGGTCATCGGCGGGGTGCCCGGTTCGGACGGGGAGAACCTGGATGCCGCGAGCGTGGCCGCCCACATCTTCGGCTACACCGTGATGAACGACTGGTCGGCGCGTGACCTGCAGTCGCGCGAGATGAAGGTGCGGCTGGGCCCTGCCAAGGGCAAGGATTTCGCGATGACGCTCGGGCCGTGGATCGTCACGGTCGACGAACTCGAGCCGTACCTCGACGCCGACGGTTTCCTCGCCGTGCGGGCGGAGCTGTTCATCAACGGCGAGCTCATCGGCGACGACCTGGTGTCGAACATGGGCTGGCCGTTCCCCGAGCTGGTGATGTACGCCGCGCGGAACTCCGTCGTCGTGCCGGGCGACGTGCTCGGGTCGGGCACGGTGGGCCACGGCGGGTGCCTGGGCGAGCTGTGGGGGCGGCGCGGTGCGCTCGACCCGCGGCCGCTCGAACCCGGCGACGAGGTGCGCATGGTCATCGAGGGCGTCGGCGAGATCGTCAACGTCGTGGGGGAGCGCGTGCCCGCCCCGGTGGTTCCGCGGGCGCGGGAGCGTTCGCGGCAGCGACACCGCAGCGAGGTCGCGGGATCCCCGGCCGGGCGATGA
- a CDS encoding FAD-dependent monooxygenase, which translates to MTAVQKVAIAGAGVAGLASAIFLARAGVEVDVFDAQPSLPTRGSGITLQGNALRVFDALGVWDEIAAAGNAFEGLNLRAPGPGAPIVAALPDLKTGGADYPSAMGLSRPDLARILLAAVEEHGARVHFGRRVTGLTPSGDAVDVEVDGAPAGSYDLVIGADGLHSTVRELVGIHVSPERNGMGIWRTFVSLPEGVDRTELYYGGPVYIAGYTPTGADTMYAFLVEKAEDRSGASPEEARRIMVEQSRAYDGPWNSIRADIEAGADANYTWFTRHLVEAPWNRGRVVVIGDAAHSCPPTIAQGAAQGLEDAAVLTELLIDRVAVDQTLWDAFHERRVARAEAIVDASAQLAQWQLDGVRDADASGLMFRVAQITSVPA; encoded by the coding sequence ATGACCGCCGTTCAGAAAGTCGCGATCGCCGGAGCCGGCGTCGCGGGCCTGGCATCCGCCATCTTCCTCGCCCGCGCGGGCGTCGAGGTCGACGTCTTCGACGCGCAACCGTCGCTGCCCACCCGGGGGTCGGGCATCACGCTGCAGGGGAACGCCCTGCGCGTGTTCGACGCACTCGGGGTGTGGGACGAGATCGCCGCGGCCGGCAACGCGTTCGAGGGCCTGAACCTGCGCGCCCCGGGGCCGGGGGCCCCGATCGTCGCAGCGCTCCCCGATCTCAAGACGGGCGGTGCGGACTACCCCTCGGCCATGGGGCTGTCGCGACCCGACCTGGCCCGCATCCTCCTCGCCGCCGTGGAGGAGCACGGCGCCCGCGTGCACTTCGGTCGGCGGGTCACCGGCCTCACGCCGTCCGGCGACGCGGTCGACGTCGAGGTCGACGGCGCGCCGGCGGGAAGCTACGACCTGGTGATCGGCGCGGACGGCCTGCACTCGACGGTGCGCGAGCTCGTCGGCATCCACGTGTCTCCCGAGCGCAACGGCATGGGCATCTGGCGCACGTTCGTGTCGCTTCCCGAGGGGGTCGACCGCACCGAGCTGTACTACGGCGGTCCGGTGTACATCGCCGGGTACACGCCCACCGGTGCCGACACGATGTACGCGTTCCTGGTCGAGAAGGCCGAAGACCGCTCCGGCGCCTCCCCCGAGGAGGCGCGCCGGATCATGGTCGAGCAGTCGCGCGCGTACGACGGCCCGTGGAACTCCATCCGCGCCGACATCGAAGCCGGGGCGGATGCCAACTACACCTGGTTCACCCGACACCTCGTCGAGGCGCCCTGGAACCGCGGCCGCGTCGTCGTCATCGGCGACGCCGCGCACAGCTGCCCGCCGACCATCGCGCAGGGTGCGGCGCAGGGACTCGAGGACGCCGCGGTGCTGACGGAACTCCTCATCGACAGGGTTGCCGTCGACCAGACGCTGTGGGACGCCTTCCACGAGCGTCGTGTGGCGCGGGCCGAGGCGATCGTCGACGCGTCGGCGCAGCTCGCCCAGTGGCAGCTCGACGGCGTCCGCGATGCGGACGCGAGCGGACTGATGTTCCGCGTCGCGCAGATCACCTCGGTGCCCGCATGA
- a CDS encoding restriction endonuclease subunit R, whose translation MSALPAGWTLSASAFNLTPEVVRAERTAPDLALTLVERGLASAIEVELGQLWRGYPAATLAEAHDLRDRLHAVGGGVSIVGVSIDEWDGHRRRTDDQRLAFLEPQLRTSAALGAQGVRLPIGQAGAVLESALPLLEELDLVLYEEAQGHQTPAASPEAYARIAEIDSPHLRLLLDISMLMPALPVTYLEALSRGGVDPALVTLLRDHWREPGTHGAVVDHLRSGRVPGPVHTLYMNLLVRFGRSDVSDVASVLPLIGGVHLKFWDLDDADHRLSDPLRDVGAALAATGYTGTLCSEWGGQEWLDDDPWEMTSRHLALAAGILSDRHPSAPLQEASTP comes from the coding sequence GTGAGCGCGCTGCCGGCGGGCTGGACGCTGTCGGCGAGCGCGTTCAACCTCACACCCGAGGTCGTGCGCGCCGAACGCACGGCCCCGGATCTTGCGCTCACCCTCGTCGAGCGGGGGCTCGCCTCCGCGATCGAAGTCGAGCTCGGGCAACTGTGGCGCGGCTACCCGGCGGCCACGCTCGCCGAGGCGCACGACCTGCGCGATCGCCTCCACGCCGTCGGCGGCGGCGTGAGCATCGTCGGCGTGAGCATCGACGAGTGGGACGGTCACCGCCGCCGCACCGACGACCAGCGCCTCGCCTTCCTCGAGCCGCAGCTGCGCACCTCCGCGGCGCTCGGCGCGCAGGGTGTGCGCCTCCCGATCGGCCAGGCGGGCGCGGTGCTCGAGAGCGCGCTGCCCCTGCTGGAGGAACTCGACCTCGTGCTGTACGAGGAGGCGCAGGGGCACCAGACGCCGGCCGCGTCGCCCGAGGCCTACGCGCGGATCGCCGAGATCGACAGCCCCCACCTGCGCCTGCTGCTCGACATCAGCATGCTCATGCCGGCCCTCCCCGTGACGTACCTCGAGGCGCTGTCCCGCGGTGGCGTCGACCCGGCGCTCGTGACGCTGCTCCGGGACCATTGGCGCGAGCCCGGAACCCACGGCGCGGTCGTCGACCACCTGCGGTCGGGCCGCGTGCCGGGACCGGTGCACACGCTGTACATGAACCTGCTCGTGCGGTTCGGGCGCTCCGACGTCTCGGACGTGGCATCCGTTCTGCCCCTGATCGGTGGAGTGCACCTGAAGTTCTGGGACCTCGACGACGCCGACCACCGACTTTCCGACCCCCTTCGCGACGTGGGCGCCGCCCTCGCCGCGACGGGCTACACCGGCACGCTCTGCAGCGAGTGGGGCGGCCAGGAGTGGCTCGACGACGACCCGTGGGAGATGACCTCGCGTCACCTCGCGCTGGCCGCCGGCATCCTCTCCGACCGTCACCCATCCGCACCCCTGCAGGAAGCGAGCACCCCATGA
- a CDS encoding ROK family protein, which translates to MANVSTLRFGAQTDEVTSLLRIVNMVRLGEAVTRPEIGRVTGLGRGVVTQRVDRAVEMGFLEDAEYAPSSGGRAPRTLRFRSERGRIVVCALGGLHIHVGVTDLDGEIRAEAHRVWDIASGPDETLAVATSMVDELLETDGNAPVWAVVVGLPGPVDFETGRPVAPPIMPGWNNFDVRSRFEERYSAPVWVDNDVNILAAGERARRREDNPDLIYCKVGTGIGAGLVSHGRLHRGANGAAGDMGHVRVPGAEQQCRCGKIGCLEAVAGGWALIRDAREAVAAGGTGAIADILASGAELAPEDISKAAERGDALAISLIQASARQIGEAVAALVNMFNPSVIVIGGAVAAAGELFLAEVRHRVYELSLPLATRDLSIVTSVNDAREPLRGGVDLAREQLFEAVFPRWFAEGRPTLGAIRGAAIPA; encoded by the coding sequence ATGGCCAACGTCTCCACGCTCCGCTTCGGCGCACAGACCGACGAGGTCACGAGCCTGCTGCGGATCGTCAACATGGTCCGACTCGGCGAGGCGGTGACGCGTCCCGAGATCGGTCGCGTCACGGGACTCGGCCGCGGCGTCGTGACGCAGCGGGTCGATCGCGCCGTCGAGATGGGCTTCCTCGAGGACGCCGAGTACGCCCCCTCCTCGGGCGGGCGGGCTCCGCGCACCCTGCGCTTCCGCTCCGAGCGCGGACGGATCGTCGTGTGCGCGCTCGGCGGACTGCACATCCACGTGGGCGTCACCGACCTCGACGGCGAGATCCGCGCCGAGGCGCACCGGGTGTGGGACATCGCCAGCGGCCCCGACGAGACCCTCGCGGTCGCGACGTCGATGGTCGACGAACTTCTCGAGACCGACGGGAACGCCCCGGTCTGGGCCGTGGTCGTGGGCCTCCCGGGCCCGGTCGACTTCGAGACCGGCCGGCCGGTCGCCCCGCCGATCATGCCCGGGTGGAACAACTTCGACGTCCGCTCGCGCTTCGAAGAGCGCTACTCGGCGCCGGTCTGGGTCGACAACGACGTGAACATCCTCGCCGCCGGCGAGCGCGCGCGACGGCGCGAGGACAACCCCGACCTCATCTACTGCAAGGTCGGCACCGGCATCGGCGCGGGGCTCGTGTCGCACGGGCGCCTGCACCGCGGCGCGAACGGCGCCGCCGGCGACATGGGTCACGTCCGGGTCCCGGGGGCGGAGCAGCAGTGCCGATGCGGGAAGATCGGATGCCTCGAAGCCGTCGCGGGCGGCTGGGCCCTCATCCGCGACGCGCGCGAGGCGGTCGCGGCGGGGGGCACGGGCGCGATCGCCGACATCCTCGCCTCGGGCGCCGAACTGGCCCCCGAAGACATCTCGAAGGCCGCCGAGCGGGGCGACGCGCTCGCGATCTCCCTCATCCAGGCATCCGCGCGGCAGATCGGCGAAGCGGTCGCCGCTCTCGTGAACATGTTCAATCCGAGCGTCATCGTCATCGGCGGAGCCGTGGCGGCCGCGGGCGAGCTGTTCCTCGCCGAGGTGCGCCACCGGGTCTACGAGCTCTCCCTGCCGCTCGCCACGCGAGACCTGTCGATCGTGACCAGCGTCAACGACGCCCGCGAGCCGTTGCGCGGCGGGGTGGACCTCGCCCGCGAGCAGTTGTTCGAGGCGGTGTTCCCGCGATGGTTCGCCGAGGGCCGCCCGACGCTCGGGGCGATCCGCGGCGCGGCGATCCCCGCCTGA
- a CDS encoding amidohydrolase family protein, producing MSEVVDVHAHLLMPGLHAEVERRVPEEVQAAADLELRRNGLASLQASGRMIGERFPRLTSVEARLAAMDAQGVDRQWVSPSPNHFYPWANEGLATWTTGEANRLIAEHVAQAPDRLVGLGTVPLQHPQLVVDALDDAVLGRGLAGVEISSFAGDVELSDDRLEPFWARAAELRAVVFLHPFGCSLDERLDRFYLSNTVGQPTENAVALSHLIFAGVLDRHPGLRLVAAHGGGYLPTAIGRSDRAWKVRPEAHGCAHAPSTYLAKLWFDTVVHDERALRWLVEVAGADRVLLGSDFPFDMGLDDPVGFVRGAGLADAEATAILGGNAEALLRTRVHA from the coding sequence ATGAGCGAGGTCGTCGACGTCCACGCCCACCTGCTCATGCCGGGCCTGCACGCCGAGGTCGAGCGGCGGGTACCCGAGGAGGTGCAGGCCGCGGCCGATCTCGAGCTGCGCCGCAACGGGCTGGCGAGCCTGCAGGCGTCGGGGCGCATGATCGGCGAGCGGTTCCCGCGCCTGACCTCCGTCGAGGCGCGTCTGGCCGCGATGGACGCGCAGGGCGTCGACCGGCAGTGGGTCAGCCCGTCGCCGAACCACTTCTACCCGTGGGCGAACGAGGGTCTCGCGACGTGGACGACCGGCGAAGCCAACCGGCTCATCGCCGAGCACGTCGCCCAGGCTCCGGATCGTCTCGTGGGCCTCGGCACCGTGCCGCTGCAGCACCCGCAGCTCGTGGTCGACGCGCTCGACGACGCGGTGCTCGGGCGCGGGCTCGCCGGGGTGGAGATCTCCTCCTTCGCCGGTGACGTCGAGCTGAGCGACGACCGGTTGGAGCCGTTCTGGGCGCGCGCCGCGGAGCTGCGGGCGGTGGTGTTCCTGCACCCGTTCGGCTGCTCGCTCGACGAGCGCCTCGACCGGTTCTACCTCTCGAACACGGTCGGCCAGCCCACCGAGAACGCCGTCGCGCTCTCGCACCTCATCTTCGCGGGTGTGCTCGACCGGCATCCGGGCCTCCGTCTGGTGGCGGCGCACGGCGGCGGGTACCTGCCCACCGCGATCGGTCGCTCCGACCGCGCGTGGAAGGTGCGGCCCGAGGCGCACGGGTGCGCGCACGCGCCCTCGACCTACCTCGCGAAGCTCTGGTTCGACACGGTCGTGCACGACGAGCGCGCCCTGCGGTGGCTCGTCGAGGTCGCGGGAGCCGACCGGGTGCTGCTGGGCAGCGACTTCCCGTTCGACATGGGGCTCGACGACCCCGTCGGGTTCGTCCGCGGCGCCGGGCTCGCCGACGCCGAGGCGACGGCGATCCTCGGGGGCAACGCCGAGGCGCTGCTGCGCACGCGGGTGCACGCGTGA
- a CDS encoding Gfo/Idh/MocA family protein, whose translation MTWGVGIIGAGPGVAALHAPTLARTAGDFRLVHVSDGGSGRAAVIAERFGARSSTGVDALLADAEVEVVAVCSPPEQHAGHVRASLAAGRRAIFCEKPLATTLEDAEQIVAECADAGALLVVGTNHLFDPAWSRATRHLHATRDRVRSVSVTLSLAPNGRYHELVTGAPLPAAPGPARPPIDPDDRELSARIVRQLVVGLAVHDLPLVRDLVPDATEVVWARPVAPIGFDLALRSPDAVVRFTAVMGPDGADSLWRVNVATDGARIDVEFPPPFVHAGSARTTVRDGRGIQTAYPIDRRDGYDAEWRALAALLRGETAMEYDELRADAAFVIAVADGAAAAVRAGVAA comes from the coding sequence ATGACCTGGGGAGTGGGCATCATCGGGGCCGGTCCCGGGGTGGCGGCGCTGCACGCGCCGACGCTGGCGCGGACCGCGGGCGACTTCCGTCTCGTGCACGTCAGCGACGGCGGCAGCGGGCGCGCCGCCGTGATCGCCGAGCGCTTCGGAGCACGCTCCTCGACCGGCGTGGACGCGCTGCTGGCCGACGCCGAGGTCGAGGTCGTCGCCGTGTGCAGCCCGCCCGAGCAGCACGCCGGGCACGTGCGCGCGAGCCTCGCCGCGGGGCGCCGCGCCATCTTCTGCGAGAAGCCGCTCGCGACGACGCTCGAGGATGCCGAGCAGATCGTCGCCGAGTGCGCCGACGCCGGCGCCCTCCTGGTGGTGGGCACGAATCACCTGTTCGACCCGGCGTGGTCGCGGGCCACTCGCCACCTGCACGCCACGCGCGATCGCGTGCGGTCGGTGTCGGTGACGCTGTCGCTCGCGCCCAACGGGAGGTACCACGAGCTCGTCACGGGCGCGCCCCTTCCCGCGGCACCGGGGCCCGCTCGCCCGCCCATCGACCCCGACGACCGCGAGCTGAGCGCGCGGATCGTCCGGCAGCTGGTCGTCGGGCTGGCCGTGCACGATCTGCCGCTCGTGCGCGATCTCGTCCCGGATGCCACCGAGGTCGTGTGGGCGCGACCGGTCGCTCCGATCGGGTTCGACCTCGCCCTCCGTTCGCCCGATGCGGTCGTGCGTTTCACCGCGGTGATGGGGCCCGACGGGGCGGACTCGCTGTGGCGGGTGAACGTCGCGACCGACGGCGCGCGCATCGACGTCGAGTTCCCGCCCCCGTTCGTGCACGCGGGCAGCGCCCGCACCACGGTCCGCGACGGGCGCGGCATCCAGACCGCGTATCCGATCGACCGACGCGACGGGTACGACGCGGAGTGGCGCGCGCTCGCGGCCCTGCTGCGCGGCGAGACGGCGATGGAGTACGACGAGCTGCGCGCGGATGCCGCGTTCGTCATCGCCGTGGCCGACGGCGCCGCCGCGGCCGTGCGGGCGGGGGTGGCCGCGTGA
- a CDS encoding sugar phosphate isomerase/epimerase family protein, which produces MTDRPPIKWSYMDHWRAQGPAGPYDQWQSKLAMKRFLQQVAAVGFDAIDTFDFRIWQIFEQYGSVANYQEFVQEQGLERIVNTFHGVYYSPDRYAPEVPATHATILEDFQRTLDMWSGIQLDNIIVMPGSRYFDEAGVPDDGLKHAADIWGKVGELTQQYGVNLTCHHEFYAGIRTRDQIDRFYSYADPRYVKFFVDTAQHCIADVDPVDVYEKHHERVTGFHFKDTRHKDVNDDYRMFPDAEVSAKTTEKWFYEMGTDEGLVDFEAMMRSVRDNGYTGWISVEHDKADKLGGDYAESTAISRWYAKNVLDGIYNEEVAR; this is translated from the coding sequence ATGACCGACCGCCCTCCCATCAAATGGAGCTACATGGACCACTGGCGGGCCCAAGGACCCGCCGGACCCTACGACCAGTGGCAGTCGAAGCTGGCGATGAAGCGATTCCTCCAGCAGGTCGCCGCCGTCGGGTTCGACGCGATCGACACGTTCGACTTCCGGATCTGGCAGATCTTCGAGCAGTACGGGTCCGTCGCCAACTACCAGGAGTTCGTGCAGGAGCAGGGCCTCGAACGGATCGTCAACACGTTCCACGGGGTCTACTACTCCCCCGACCGCTACGCCCCCGAGGTGCCCGCGACGCACGCCACGATCCTCGAGGACTTCCAGCGGACGCTGGACATGTGGTCCGGCATCCAGCTCGACAACATCATCGTGATGCCCGGGTCGCGCTACTTCGACGAGGCCGGCGTGCCCGACGACGGCCTCAAGCATGCGGCCGACATCTGGGGCAAGGTGGGCGAACTCACGCAGCAGTACGGCGTCAACCTCACCTGCCACCACGAGTTCTACGCCGGCATCCGCACGCGCGACCAGATCGACCGCTTCTACTCCTACGCCGACCCGCGCTACGTGAAGTTCTTCGTCGACACCGCGCAGCACTGCATCGCCGACGTCGACCCGGTCGACGTGTACGAGAAGCACCACGAGCGCGTGACCGGCTTCCACTTCAAGGACACCCGCCACAAGGACGTCAACGACGACTACCGGATGTTCCCGGATGCCGAGGTCTCGGCGAAGACGACCGAGAAATGGTTCTACGAGATGGGGACCGATGAGGGGCTCGTCGACTTCGAGGCGATGATGCGCTCGGTGCGCGACAACGGGTACACCGGCTGGATCAGCGTCGAACACGACAAGGCCGACAAGCTCGGCGGCGACTACGCCGAGAGCACCGCGATCTCGCGCTGGTACGCCAAGAACGTGCTGGACGGCATCTACAACGAGGAGGTCGCGCGATGA
- a CDS encoding VOC family protein: MIKLLSHLSFVAITTPDVDASVDFYVNQVGLTEVAREDDRVYLRCWGDYYSYSVVVVRGAEPALETMAWRTSSAEALEEAAKRVEATGIQGEWFDGRGIGRAYRFTGPFGHNMTLHWDVERHRPEPHTASIFPDRPEKRSSVAGAPRQLDHVTVATSDVDAFVQWYVDTLGFRFMARTVLDEAPISVFSVLTTNEKSHDLGVVLDGSTRAGRINHYAFWVDTREELLIAADTLMENGIPIEYGPNIHGIGEQTFLYYREPSTLRIELNTGGYRNYVPDWEANTWKPSQGSNNLYRNGAMPMSMTESFPPADGPSATEEGVPDEIKDALLNPYAVQGRG; this comes from the coding sequence ATGATCAAGCTTCTCTCGCACCTGTCCTTCGTTGCGATCACGACGCCCGATGTCGATGCCTCGGTGGACTTCTACGTCAACCAGGTGGGTCTGACCGAAGTCGCGCGCGAGGACGACCGCGTCTACCTGCGCTGCTGGGGCGACTACTACTCCTACTCCGTCGTGGTGGTCCGCGGCGCCGAGCCCGCGCTCGAGACCATGGCCTGGCGCACCTCGTCGGCCGAGGCCCTCGAAGAGGCAGCCAAGCGCGTCGAGGCGACCGGCATCCAGGGCGAGTGGTTCGACGGCCGCGGCATCGGTCGCGCCTACCGCTTCACCGGCCCGTTCGGCCACAACATGACGCTGCACTGGGACGTCGAGCGTCACCGTCCCGAGCCCCACACCGCGTCGATCTTCCCCGACCGTCCCGAGAAGCGCAGCTCGGTCGCCGGCGCTCCCCGCCAGCTCGACCACGTCACCGTCGCGACCTCCGACGTCGACGCGTTCGTGCAGTGGTACGTCGACACCCTCGGCTTCCGATTCATGGCGCGGACCGTCCTCGATGAGGCGCCCATCTCGGTGTTCTCAGTGCTGACCACGAACGAGAAGTCGCACGACCTCGGCGTCGTCCTCGACGGCTCGACCCGCGCCGGCCGCATCAACCACTACGCCTTCTGGGTCGACACCCGCGAAGAGCTGCTCATCGCCGCCGACACCCTCATGGAGAACGGCATCCCGATCGAGTACGGCCCCAACATCCACGGCATCGGCGAGCAGACGTTCCTCTACTACCGCGAGCCCTCGACGCTGCGCATCGAGCTCAACACCGGCGGCTACCGCAACTATGTCCCCGACTGGGAGGCGAACACCTGGAAGCCGTCGCAGGGCTCGAACAACCTGTACCGCAACGGCGCCATGCCCATGTCGATGACCGAGTCGTTCCCGCCCGCCGACGGCCCCAGCGCCACCGAAGAGGGCGTGCCCGACGAGATCAAGGACGCCCTGCTCAACCCCTACGCCGTCCAGGGCCGGGGCTGA
- a CDS encoding cyclase family protein has product MSAPSEDPADLDRQSPEAEIAARAEAHRNWGRWGEGDVLGTLNYIDTAKRREAAALVREGRSISLSQRFDTDGPQKGWRRRTNPVHTMTDTGTDAERGNQGFPHGIGGADDVIAMPLQCSTQWDGLGHIFDHGFAWNGRRAGDVVTSDGDLVIGIEHAADVIVSRGVLLDVGRHLAPESGELADGYAITAADLDACADAEDVTVGRGDIVLVRTGQFARVTREGWGDYAGGPAPGLSLTTAGWLHRTEIAAIATDTWGFEVRPNEFDVPAFQPLHQVVIPNLGLTIGEMWNLDALAEACASTGRWEFLLSAPPLPITGAVGSPVNPVALL; this is encoded by the coding sequence GTGAGCGCGCCGTCGGAGGATCCGGCCGACCTCGACCGGCAGAGCCCCGAGGCGGAGATCGCCGCGCGCGCCGAGGCCCACCGGAATTGGGGGCGGTGGGGCGAGGGCGACGTGCTCGGCACGCTCAACTACATCGACACCGCGAAGCGTCGCGAGGCCGCCGCGCTCGTGCGGGAGGGGCGCTCCATCTCGCTCTCGCAGCGTTTCGACACCGACGGACCGCAGAAGGGCTGGCGCCGCCGGACCAACCCCGTGCACACGATGACCGACACGGGAACGGATGCCGAGCGCGGCAACCAGGGCTTCCCGCACGGCATCGGCGGCGCCGACGACGTCATCGCGATGCCCCTGCAGTGCTCCACCCAGTGGGACGGCCTCGGGCACATCTTCGACCACGGGTTCGCGTGGAACGGGCGCCGGGCGGGCGACGTCGTCACGAGCGACGGCGACCTCGTCATCGGCATCGAGCACGCGGCCGACGTCATCGTGTCGCGCGGCGTGCTGCTCGACGTGGGCCGGCACCTCGCGCCCGAGAGCGGTGAGCTCGCCGACGGCTACGCCATCACGGCCGCCGACCTCGACGCGTGCGCGGACGCCGAGGACGTCACCGTCGGTCGCGGCGACATCGTGCTCGTGCGCACCGGGCAGTTCGCCCGCGTCACGCGCGAGGGCTGGGGCGACTACGCCGGCGGCCCCGCGCCGGGGCTGTCGCTCACGACCGCCGGGTGGCTGCACCGCACCGAGATCGCCGCCATCGCCACCGACACCTGGGGGTTCGAGGTGCGGCCGAACGAGTTCGACGTGCCCGCCTTCCAGCCCCTCCACCAGGTCGTGATCCCGAATCTCGGGCTCACGATCGGCGAGATGTGGAACCTCGACGCGCTCGCCGAGGCGTGCGCGTCGACGGGGCGCTGGGAGTTCCTGCTCTCCGCGCCGCCGCTCCCCATCACCGGCGCCGTCGGGTCGCCGGTGAATCCCGTCGCCCTGCTGTAA